The DNA window GGCATGGGTGCTGCCACGGGCGCCCTGCAGCATCCACTGCAGCATGCCGTCGCCCTGACCCTTTACCGCTTCACGCCAGGCCTGGGCAACCTCGGCACTGCTGGCATCGCGGCCGGCAAAGCGTGCAGCCACTTCCTGCATGGTGCCGTACCAGCTGCCAGCCTGTTCGCGGAACCGACGCACGGCCTCTTCCGGCGCTGCCGCCCCGGTCTCGGGCAGCAGTTGACCCCACCAGTCGAACAGGTGCTTCCAACTGCCCGGGTCGTCACCGGCGGGGGCCCCCTGCACAGTCGCGTGGCGCAGGGCATCGCCCCAGGCACCGAAGTACTGCCGGGCCAGGTTCTCGAAATCGCTGCTGCCGGCGTCGTTGGCCGAGCTGGTCATCGCGCTCCTCCGCAGGGCTGGGTCATGGCTTGGGAATGCGCAGGGTCTTGCTGATCATCAGCGACCCGGACAGCGCGAACAGCAGCACCAACGGATGCAGCTGCCAGGGGCCGATCTGCCACTGGCCCAGCCACAGGTCGTGGCCGATGGCATCGGTGCCGGCGGCGATCGCCAGCACGATCACCAGCGCCAGGCTGGTGGGGATCGGTGTTCCCTCGAAGTACTTCACCTTGCCTTCGTCACCGCTCATCGCCTCGGCGGTCACGTTGTAACGGGCCAGGCGGCTGACGCCGCAGCAGACGAAGTAGCTCAGCACCAGCCAGTCCCAGCCGCCCTGCATGCCACAGGCATAGGCCAGCGCTGCGGGTGCGACACCGAAGGAAATCACGTCCGACAGGGAGTCGAGCTCGCGGCCCAGGGTCGAACTGGACTTGCGCCAGCGCGCGATGCGGCCGTCCAGTGCATCGAAAATGAAAGCCAGCGGGATCAGCGCCATGCCGAACAGCAGATAGCCGCGCTCGCCATCCTGCAGGAAACGCATCGCGGCAAACACCGCGCCGGTGCCGCAGAAAGCGTTGGCGAGGGTGAACCAGTCCGCCAGATGGAACTCGCGCAGCATCGAGAAGTGACGTTTCATGAAGTCTCACGGGGCATCAAGGCCCACAGGGTACCGCGAGCGCCGCCACCGGCAACAGCGTGGGCTGACCCCGCCCTTCACCCGTCACTCACCGATCCTCACCGGCGGTGAATTTTTCGCCACCCATCTTGACAGCCTAGGGGGGTGGCGCCTGCCAGTGCTTATCCACAAAGTTGCCCACGCGTAATCCACACCCCCTGTGGACAAGTGGCTCTCACCGACTGCGACGCTGGACATTTCCTGATCACCTCAAGCCGGGGTTTCCCTACTTCCCAAGCCGATCGGCTGGCGCTATGGTCTGCGGCGGACCCGCCGCCGCCACGTCCGACTCCTTACCGACGGACGATGTTGATGCTGGATGCACGCACCCTGGCCGCGCAGTTGCGGCAGCCCCATGGCGAGGCCGCGCTGGCCGTGGGCGAATCGATGAACCGCAGCAACGGCGCCCTCAACCAGGCAGCAATCGCGTTGCTGGCCGTCGCTCCCGGAGAGCAGGTGCTGGAGATCGGCCCAGGCAACGCCGCCTTCGCGCCGCTGCTGCTGCAGGCCAGCGGCAGTTGCTACGTGGGCGTCGAGCTGTCCCGTGCCATGGTCGACGCCGGCAACCAGCATCTTGCCGCCAGCGGCCTTGCCGGGCGTGCCGCGCTGCGCGAGGGCGATGCCCATGCCCTGCCCTTGGCGGATGCCTGCGTCGATGCTGCGCTGGCGGTCAACACCCTGTACTTCTGGCCGAACCTGGCCCCCGTGCTGGATGAACTGGCGCGGGTGCTGCATCGCGGCGGCCGGCTATGCCTGGCCTTCGGCGATGCTGGATTCATGCGCAGCCTGCCCTTCGCCGCCGACTTCGAACTGCATGAGCTGGATGCCGTGGAGCTGGCGCTGCGGGTGTCCGGCTTCAGCGTCACGGCATGGCGCTCGCATCGCGAATGCACAACCGGCAATGACGGCCAGCAGCGGGAAAAGCACTTCCACCTGCTGCTGGCGCGCCGCCGGTAGGGCCGGCCACTTGAACTGCAAAAGACTGCTCTGCTGACGCTTGGGCGATAGCGGAATGCAGGAACGTCACAGGCCCCGCCCCGCTCCGCATGTGCTCTGGCTCAGGCTCGAACAGCAAGCCGGCGCCTCCAGCCGAAGAAGCAAAGCAGCTGCAGCAACAGCATCGCCAGCAACCCCAGCGGCCAGGCCCACCACAGCCCAGCCAAGCCATGCCGCGCCTGCAGCCACGTCGCCAACGGCAGCTCCAGCAGCAGGACAGCGGCTACTCCCGCCAGCGCCGGCAGCAGCACGAAGCCGCTGCCGCGCATCACCCCGACCAGCACCGCGCTGATTCCCATCGCCAGCACGCCCCACACAACCGTGCGCAACTGCTGGGCCGCCAGTTCCCGCACCGCCGGCGCATCCAGGATCAGCCCAGCCAGCCACGGCGCCAACCCGACTGCCAGAGCCACCACAAGCGTCAACAGACCCAGGCCCAGCAGCACACCGGTGCGGGCGATCTCCGGCAGCCGCGTCGCCCGACCCGGGCCCATCGCGTGGGCGGCGAGGATGGTGGCGGTGATTCCGAGCGACATGGCCGGCAGCTGCACCCAGCTCATCAACTGGTTGACCGCACCATACGCGGCGGTCGCTTGGTAGCCATGGTTGTTGATCCAGCCCAGCAGCACGATCTCGGCAATGGCCAGACTGAGCATCTGCAGGGAAGATGGCGCACCAATGCGCAGCATCGAACGCACCAGCGCCCCATCGAAACGAATGGCACCGAGCAGCTCCCGGCCTGGAGCGAGCGGATGACCGACGCAATGCCAGCGCCACAGCAACCAGCCCAGCGCCAGCGCTGAGGCGAACACTGCCGACAAGGCCGCACTGGCGGCCCCCAGCTTCGGCAGGCCGGCCCAGCCCAGGATCAACAGCGGTGTGCACAACAGGCCGACCACGGTAGCCAGCAACAGGGCATGCAGCGGCGTCTTCGCATCTCCCACTGCACGACTGACGGCGGTGGCCAGCCACAGCAGGAAAAAGACCGGCGCACCCAACAGCACGATCCGCGCATAGACGATGGCCTCGACCAGGATCGGCGCTGGTGTTCCCAGTGCCACAAGCAGTTGGGGCGCGAAGATGCCACCCACCGCCATCACCAGCGCCGACAACATCACCACCAGGGCCACCGCGCTGCCAGCGACAGCCTGCGCCTGTTGCGGCCTGCCACTACCCCACGCCTGTCCGATCAGCACCATGGCCCCGGTCGCCAGGCCCATCACCAATGCCAGCAGCAGGAAGAAGACGGGGAAGAACGCGGCGGCGGCGGCTACCGCCTGCGTTCCCAGCAGATGGCCAAGGTAGATGTTGTCGAGCGTGCCTGCGGCCAGCTGCAACGCATTGGTCAGCAGCATCGGCAACAGCAGGGCCAGGTAGCTGCGCCACAGCGGTGGCGTCATCGCCGGGGACATCGGGTTGGAAGCAGAGTTCATGGGATTCCATGGGCAAGGCGCCGCCCTGCCCGGCATCTCCGCCAGCAAAGGAAGCACACAGGGGATGGTGCGCAGCCCGCGATCAGGACGACTGAATCACGCGCCGCGCGGTGATTCAGTCGTCGCCGTCCGCAGCGTCATCGAAGGCAAGGCACAGGGCGTGGCTGCGCACATCCGCTGGCCAGGACTGCAGCGCTGCCTCAAGCCCGGCGCGATCATGCGCGAACAGCACGCGGATGACCTCTTCGAAGCCCGGCAGGTCACCGGCGATGGCCTGCAGGAAGTGATAGGCGCGCTCGGTGTAGCGGCGCGTGCGGTCCTTGTCCGCACCGGCGCGGCTGGCCGCTTCCACCAGCCGGCGCAGCACCACCGAGGCACCGCCCGGCTGTTCGGCCAGCCATGCCCAGTGACGAGGCAGCAGAGTCACCTCGCGGGCGATCACACCCAGCTTGGGACGTCCGCGGCCACGCGGGACGACGGACGCGTCATCGACCAGGGGGCCCTCATCCACTTCGACTGGCGCTGGAAACGCCTTGGCAATACGCACCAGCAGCTGCGCATCACTGCCACGAGTATCGAAATCGTGGGTACGGCCGGTGGCGTTGTCGAATACCAGTAGTGGACCGGGCGCGTTGTCCGCGCGCAACTGCTTGAGTGCCATTGCGGCCGCTTCCGGCGTACCAGAGACGACCAGGCGATGGCCGTCGAAACAGCTGAAAGGGGCGAGTCGGGATGCTTGCATGACAATGGCATCAGTGAGGATGCGTAAATATTACCCGGGTAATTTAATGACGTCAAATATTGCCCGGGTATTAATTAACCATCACATCCATGAGCATGCCGGGCAAGGCCGGTGCTCAATCAAGCGATCAGGATCAGCCTTCAATCTGATCTGCTCACCGCGTCAAAGACGGCTGAAGGACCAGCTCTGCATGCGTCCATCCCGGTAAGGCATCACCCCGTGGAACGGGCGCGGATCGGCATCGAACACCAGCGGCAGGAAGTTGCGGTCGCCCTCCCACATGGGCAGCGTGTCCAGCTTGTCCACGTCCACCCACTCCAGGGTGCCTTCGTGGTTGCCGCCGTGCGGGGCACCCTCGAAGCTGTCGATGACGAACACGAAACCGAACCAGTCTTCGCCATGCTTGCCGAAACCCGGCCAGCTGATGGTGCCGCGCAGGCGCATGGCGGTGCAGTCGATGCCGGCTTCCTCTGCGATCTCACGGCGCATGCCGGCGGCCACGTCCTCGGTGGGCTCGACCTTGCCGCCCAGGCCGTTGTACTTGCCCAGGTGGTGGTCACCCGGCCGGGTATTGCGATGGATCATCAGCACCTGGCGACGATCGGGCGAGAGCACATAGCCCAGGGTGGCGACGATCGGGGTATACGGCATGTGCGAATCCGGCGGCGGGTCAGCCGTGGATTATGGCCGATCAACGCACCAGCGACAGGCGACGATCGCCGGCACCCACGGTGTTGCCGTCAGGGTCAAGGCGCAGGGTAGCCACGCCATGGCCGCGTTCGGCCAGGTATTCCAGCCATTTGCCGAGGAAGGTGTTCATCCGCATGCGATGGCTGATCAGTTCGGCCGGCGGCGGGTACAGGCCCATCGTGTCCTGCCAGCGGCGGCCGACGTAGCAGTGGGTGGTCTCGGCCTGGCGCGCGTCCCGGTACAGACGGACGAAGGCCGATGGGTCAGGTTCACCGGTCACCGGGTCGGCCAGGTCGTAGGTCAGGCGCAGCTCCACCGTGTAGCGGTGGCACTCGATCACATCCAGGCGCACGTCCAGGCCGTCACCTACCGAGGAGACGTAGCTTCCCGCCACCAGCTCGGCCGGCGCGAACAGGCGCACCAGGTGGCGGTAATTCTCCGCGTACAGCCCCATCAGCCAGCTCAGCCGGCTCAGGCGGGGAATGCGCTCGGTACGGGGCAATGCTCGGGCCATGGGTTGATCCTACACGTTGGCCCTTCAACGTGGGGACAGTTCAACCCGCAGCCAAGCCGCCAACGGCGATCACCCCTGTAGAGCCGAGCCCATGCTCGGCTGCTCTTCGGCCAGAACCCGGTGGCCCAGCCGAGCATAGGCTCGGCTCTACAGGGCGCAGTTGAAGCGCCCATTGGTAGTGCCGGCCGCTGGGCGGCAGCGCGGCGCGAGGGAAAGGATCAATACAGCTCGCGCTGCAATCCCAGCGTACCCAGCACCTTGCTGGAGATCTCCTCGATCGAGGTATGGGTGGTGCTGAGGGTCGGGATGCGTTCCATCTGGAACATGACCTCCGCTGCGGCCACCTCGCGCTTGCAGGTGTCCAGGTTGGCGTAGCGCGAATTGGGCCGGCGCTCCTGGCGGATCTGCTGCAGGCGGTCCGGGTCGATGGTCAGGCCGAACAGCTTGCGTCGGTAGTTGCGCAGCCGTGGCGGCAGGCGGTCGCTCTCCAGATCCTCGTCGGTCAACGGGTAGTTGGCCGCGCGCACCCCGTAATGCAGGGCCAGGTAGATGCAGGTGGGCGTCTTGCCCGCCCGCGACACCGCCACTAGGATCACGTCGGCGTCGTCGTAATTCACCGCGATGCCATCGTCATGGGTCAGCGCGAAGTTCATCGCGTTGATGCGCCGGTGGTAGGTGTCGAAGTCGACCATGCCGTGGGCCTGGCCGACCCGGTTCAGGCGCGAGCTGGACAGTTCGCGCTCCAGCGGCTCGATGAACGGGGCGAACACATCCAGCATCAGCGCCCCGCTTTCGGACAGGATCACGCTCAGGCTCTGGTCCACGCAGGAGTTCACCACGATCGGCCGGACCTGGTACCGCTCCCCCGCCGCCTGGATCCGGGCACACGCTTCCCGGGCTTTTTCGGGGTCATCGACAAATGACATCCGGTCGGTAATGAAGCTGAACCCGGAGAACTGGGTCAGCAGGCTATGCCCAATGGTTTCAGCGGTGATACCGGTTCCATCGGAAACGTAGAACACCGGACGGATGGTCGACATGCGCGCATTTACCCCCTACGAAGCCTAAAAGGGCCGTCAACACAAGCTTGTGCCGACGGTGGTCTGCCCGGCATCATATCGGCTTCTTCCTACGGACGCGGCCATCCAAGCCCGCCTCGGGCGATGGCCAAACGGAGCATCGCGCTTGAACGAGAACATCCTGTGGTTGCACGAACTGCGTCTGGCCGACCTGGCCCGCGTAGGCGGCAAGAATTCCTCGCTGGGCGAGATGATCGGCAACCTGGCCGGTCTGGGCGTCTCCGTTCCTGGAGGTTATGCGACCACGTCTGAAGCCTTCAAGGACTTCATCGCGCACAACGACCTGTCCAAGCGCATCTTCGACAAGCTGGCCACGCTGGACGTCGAGGACGTCACCGCGCTGACCGCGGCCGGCAAGGAAATCCGCAGCTGGGTGATCGATGCGCCGCTGCAGCCGCAGCTGGACCAGGACATCCGCAGCGCCTACGCCAAGCTGAGCGCCGACAACGGTGGCGGCGACGTGGCCGTAGCCGTGCGTTCTTCGGCCACCGCCGAAGATCTGCCCGATGCCTCCTTCGCCGGTCAGCAGGAAACCTTCCTCAACGTCACTGGTGCCGACGATGTCGTGCACAAGGTCAAGGAAGTGTTCGCCTCTCTGTACAACGACCGTGCCATCGCCTACCGCGTGCACCACGGCTTCAAGCACGAAGACGTGTTCCTGTCGGCGGGCGTGCAGCTGATGGTGCGTTCGGGCGTGGGTTCGTCCGGCGTGCTGTTCACCCTGGACACCGAATCCGGCTTCCGCGACGTGGTGTTCGTCACCTCCTCGTTCGGTCTGGGCGAAATGGTCGTGCAGGGCGCGGTCAACCCCGACGAGTTCTACGTCTACAAGCCCACCCTGCAGGCCGGCAAGCCGGCGATCCTGCGCCGTTCGCTCGGCAGCAAGGCGATCCGCATGGTGTATTCGGATGTCCCCGGCGAGCGCGTCAGGATCGAGGACACCCCGGCCGAACTGCGCACCACCTTCTCGATCAACGATGAAGACGTGGCCGAACTGTCGCGCCAGGCACTGACCATCGAAAAGCACTACGGCCGCCCGATGGATATCGAGTGGGCCAAGGACGGTGTCAGCGGCAAGCTGTTCATCGTGCAGGCGCGCCCGGAAACCGTGAAGTCGCGCAGCCATGCCACCCAGATCGAGCGTTTCGCGCTGACCGAAAAGGGTGGCAACGTTCTCGCCGAAGGCCGCGCCGTCGGCGCCAAGATCGGTGCTGGCGTGGCCCGCGTGGTGAAGACGCTGGAAGACATGAACCGCGTGCAGCCGGGCGACGTGCTGATCGCCGACATGACCGATCCCGATTGGGAGCCGGTGATGAAGCGCGCATCGGCGATCGTCACCAACCGCGGTGGCCGTACCTGCCACGCCGCGATCATCGCCCGCGAGCTGGGCGTGCCGGCCGTGGTCGGTTCGGGCAACGCGACCAAGGTCATTGAAGATGGCCAGCTGGTCACCGTCAGCTGCGCTGAAGGCGATACCGGCTTCATCTACGAAGGCAAGCTCGGTTTCGAGCGCACCACCACCGATCTGGGCAACATGCCGCCGGCACCGTTGAAGATCATGATGAACGTGGCCAACCCGGAACGTGCCTTCGACTTCGGCCAGCTGCCGAATGCCGGCA is part of the Stenotrophomonas lactitubi genome and encodes:
- a CDS encoding MATE family efflux transporter, which codes for MNSASNPMSPAMTPPLWRSYLALLLPMLLTNALQLAAGTLDNIYLGHLLGTQAVAAAAAFFPVFFLLLALVMGLATGAMVLIGQAWGSGRPQQAQAVAGSAVALVVMLSALVMAVGGIFAPQLLVALGTPAPILVEAIVYARIVLLGAPVFFLLWLATAVSRAVGDAKTPLHALLLATVVGLLCTPLLILGWAGLPKLGAASAALSAVFASALALGWLLWRWHCVGHPLAPGRELLGAIRFDGALVRSMLRIGAPSSLQMLSLAIAEIVLLGWINNHGYQATAAYGAVNQLMSWVQLPAMSLGITATILAAHAMGPGRATRLPEIARTGVLLGLGLLTLVVALAVGLAPWLAGLILDAPAVRELAAQQLRTVVWGVLAMGISAVLVGVMRGSGFVLLPALAGVAAVLLLELPLATWLQARHGLAGLWWAWPLGLLAMLLLQLLCFFGWRRRLAVRA
- a CDS encoding NUDIX hydrolase, translating into MPYTPIVATLGYVLSPDRRQVLMIHRNTRPGDHHLGKYNGLGGKVEPTEDVAAGMRREIAEEAGIDCTAMRLRGTISWPGFGKHGEDWFGFVFVIDSFEGAPHGGNHEGTLEWVDVDKLDTLPMWEGDRNFLPLVFDADPRPFHGVMPYRDGRMQSWSFSRL
- the ppsA gene encoding phosphoenolpyruvate synthase; its protein translation is MNENILWLHELRLADLARVGGKNSSLGEMIGNLAGLGVSVPGGYATTSEAFKDFIAHNDLSKRIFDKLATLDVEDVTALTAAGKEIRSWVIDAPLQPQLDQDIRSAYAKLSADNGGGDVAVAVRSSATAEDLPDASFAGQQETFLNVTGADDVVHKVKEVFASLYNDRAIAYRVHHGFKHEDVFLSAGVQLMVRSGVGSSGVLFTLDTESGFRDVVFVTSSFGLGEMVVQGAVNPDEFYVYKPTLQAGKPAILRRSLGSKAIRMVYSDVPGERVRIEDTPAELRTTFSINDEDVAELSRQALTIEKHYGRPMDIEWAKDGVSGKLFIVQARPETVKSRSHATQIERFALTEKGGNVLAEGRAVGAKIGAGVARVVKTLEDMNRVQPGDVLIADMTDPDWEPVMKRASAIVTNRGGRTCHAAIIARELGVPAVVGSGNATKVIEDGQLVTVSCAEGDTGFIYEGKLGFERTTTDLGNMPPAPLKIMMNVANPERAFDFGQLPNAGIGLARLEMIIASHIGIHPNALLEYDRQDAATKKKIDEKIAGYSDPVGFYVDRLAEGIATLTASVAPNPVIVRLSDFKSNEYANLIGGSGYEPHEENPMIGFRGASRYVDPSFSAAFALECKAVLRVRNEMGLDNLWVMIPFVRTLEEGRKVVEVLEQNGLKQGENGLKIIMMCEVPSNALLADEFLEIFDGFSIGSNDLTQLTLGLDRDSSIVAHLFDERNPAVKKLLSMAIKSARAKGKYVGICGQGPSDHPDLAEWLMQEGIESVSLNPDTVVDTWLRLAKLKAKG
- a CDS encoding DUF2239 family protein, which translates into the protein MQASRLAPFSCFDGHRLVVSGTPEAAAMALKQLRADNAPGPLLVFDNATGRTHDFDTRGSDAQLLVRIAKAFPAPVEVDEGPLVDDASVVPRGRGRPKLGVIAREVTLLPRHWAWLAEQPGGASVVLRRLVEAASRAGADKDRTRRYTERAYHFLQAIAGDLPGFEEVIRVLFAHDRAGLEAALQSWPADVRSHALCLAFDDAADGDD
- a CDS encoding CDP-alcohol phosphatidyltransferase family protein; its protein translation is MKRHFSMLREFHLADWFTLANAFCGTGAVFAAMRFLQDGERGYLLFGMALIPLAFIFDALDGRIARWRKSSSTLGRELDSLSDVISFGVAPAALAYACGMQGGWDWLVLSYFVCCGVSRLARYNVTAEAMSGDEGKVKYFEGTPIPTSLALVIVLAIAAGTDAIGHDLWLGQWQIGPWQLHPLVLLFALSGSLMISKTLRIPKP
- a CDS encoding DUF1249 domain-containing protein codes for the protein MARALPRTERIPRLSRLSWLMGLYAENYRHLVRLFAPAELVAGSYVSSVGDGLDVRLDVIECHRYTVELRLTYDLADPVTGEPDPSAFVRLYRDARQAETTHCYVGRRWQDTMGLYPPPAELISHRMRMNTFLGKWLEYLAERGHGVATLRLDPDGNTVGAGDRRLSLVR
- the ppsR gene encoding posphoenolpyruvate synthetase regulatory kinase/phosphorylase PpsR — its product is MSTIRPVFYVSDGTGITAETIGHSLLTQFSGFSFITDRMSFVDDPEKAREACARIQAAGERYQVRPIVVNSCVDQSLSVILSESGALMLDVFAPFIEPLERELSSSRLNRVGQAHGMVDFDTYHRRINAMNFALTHDDGIAVNYDDADVILVAVSRAGKTPTCIYLALHYGVRAANYPLTDEDLESDRLPPRLRNYRRKLFGLTIDPDRLQQIRQERRPNSRYANLDTCKREVAAAEVMFQMERIPTLSTTHTSIEEISSKVLGTLGLQRELY
- a CDS encoding class I SAM-dependent methyltransferase — translated: MLMLDARTLAAQLRQPHGEAALAVGESMNRSNGALNQAAIALLAVAPGEQVLEIGPGNAAFAPLLLQASGSCYVGVELSRAMVDAGNQHLAASGLAGRAALREGDAHALPLADACVDAALAVNTLYFWPNLAPVLDELARVLHRGGRLCLAFGDAGFMRSLPFAADFELHELDAVELALRVSGFSVTAWRSHRECTTGNDGQQREKHFHLLLARRR